Proteins from a single region of Amblyomma americanum isolate KBUSLIRL-KWMA chromosome 10, ASM5285725v1, whole genome shotgun sequence:
- the LOC144108676 gene encoding uncharacterized protein LOC144108676: MDLMKLLRSDLLSLCEELGVDVEEKMKKSHICTLLLETANEETVSDTWELLKTERKKKEDERKKEEDERERKREETERKNEENERQRLAAEREERELRRLQLANDQKKLECESSRGMTPERVSQAESFSMDRLMQPYKIGEDLGYYLVNFERTCEKRGYAKETWPQKLLMVLPCEAATIVARLDAKDADDYEKVKASLLRKYRLSAEEFRQRFRGASKRSSESYAEFAFSLKANLTEWLKGAEAYDTKDKVVECVGLEQFYNSIPEAVKLWVQDRENVGTVEKAAELADEYATRRKLSSESSESEKKAFGLRKRFIPKNRSQFRNRETVEGTKQAPEKTEDCAKQAGAQKALTKEFEARKPFRCFNCQETGHIAARCTKTRLAFSYANDSDENLELLRPYIHELQVNGKLCRVLRDSGATMDIVHPSYVKEEDFTGEVAWIRQVLENQSVCLPMARVVISGPFGELVTEAAVSSAVSLQYPYLFSNKSNQLLCDRGQKLAEGTVKALTRSESRELASKLRYSQESEATAFSLSWFTYFRSSAPDIPIWVPISTSSFKLIFGY; this comes from the exons atggatctaatgaagttgctaaggtcagatttgctgtcattgtgtgaagagttgggtgtagatgtagaggagaagatgaaaaagtcacacatttgcacattgctcttggaaaccgccaaTGAAGAAACAGTTAGTGATACATGGGAACtcctcaaaactgagcgaaagaaaaaggaagatgagcgaaagaaagaggaagatgagcgggagcgaaagagagaggaaactgagcgaaagaatgaggaaaatgagcgccaacggctagcggctgagcgagaggaacgggagctcagaaggttgcagcttgcgaaTGACCAAAAGAAACTGGAATGTGAGAGTTCGAGAGGCATGACTCCAGAGAGAGTGAGTCAGGCCGAATCGTTTTCTATGGACAGATTGATGCAGCCGTATAAAATTGGCGAGGATCTTGGTTATTACCTCGTGAATTTCGAGAGGACGTGTGAGAAACGGGGTTACGCAAAGGAGACCTGGCCACAAAAGCTACTAATGGTGTTACCCTGTGAGGCGGCCACTATAGTCGCGAGGCTTGACGCGAAAGATgccgatgactacgagaaggtgaaAGCGAGTTTGCTAAGAAAGTACCGACTTTCGGCAGAAGAATTCCGACAGCGGTTCAGAGGTGCCAGCAAGAGAAGCAGCGAGAGCTATGCAGAATTCGCATTCAGTTTGAAGGCCAACCTTACAGAGTGGTTGAAGGGCGCGGAGGCATATGACACCAAAGATAAGGTTGTCGAATGTGTAGGCCTCGAGCAGTTCTATAACAGTATCCCTGAGGCCGTTAAGTTATGGGTGCAAGACAGAGAAAATGTGGGCACAGTGGAGAAAGCTGCAGAACTAGCGGACGAATATGCAACACGGAGAAAGCTGAGTTCCGAGTCAAGCGAGTCTGAAAAGAAAGCGTTCGGTTTAAGGAAGCGTTTCATTCCCAAAAATCGATCGCAATTTAGGAATCGCGAGACAGTTGAGGGCACTAAACAGGCCCCAGAAAAAACTGAGGATTGTGCCAAGCAGGCCGGAGCTCAGAAAGCATTGACgaaggagttcgaggccaggaagCCGTTCCGTTGTTTCAACTGTCAGGAAACTGGACATATTGCAGCAAGGTGTACGAAGACGCGATTAGCTTTCTCATATGCCAACGACAGTGATGAGAATTTGGAACTTCTGCGTCCATATATTCACGAACTCCAAGTAAATGGAAAATTGTGCAGGGTCCTTCGGGACAGCGGGGCAACAATGGACATTGTTCACCCCTCATATGTCAAGGAGGAAGACTTTACTGGGGAAGTAGCATGGATAAGACAGGTACTAGAAAATCAGAGTGTGTGCCTGCCTATGGCAAGGGTGGTGATTTCCGGCCCGTTCGGCGAGCTAGTGACAGAAGCCGCCGTCTCGTCGGCTGTTTCATTGCAGTACCCGTATCTATTCTCCAATAAGTCAAATCAGCTGCTTTGCGATCGAGGTCAGAAGCTGGCTGAGGGGACAGTGAAAGCCCTGACTAGGTCCGAATCACGCGAGCTTGCTTCCAAGCTTAGGTACAGCCAGGAATCAGAGGCAACTG CCTTCTCTCTCTCCTGGTTCACTTATTTCCGTAGTTCAGCCCCGGACATCCCCATCTGGGTACCAATCTCAACTAGCTCCTTCAAGCTCATTTTCGGATACTGA